A region from the Kribbella shirazensis genome encodes:
- a CDS encoding DUF3097 family protein has translation MADRYGNDVLAGDWRKPKNGRTVEVEIEKGMVVEEPSSGFVGAIVRWEHGVVDLEDRHGKIRTYPLGPGFWLDGKPVSLKPPKKAGPAKKTRTASGSVAVDNVRARVARASRIYVEGRHDAELVEKVWGDDLRIEGVVVEYLEGVDDLVEIVNRFQPGPGRRLGVLVDHLVEGSKESKIAAQVSNRYVHVVGHPFIDIWEAVKPSSVGIKAWPRIPHGQDWKKGVLQTFGWPATDQADVAAAWKHILSKVNSFADLDPALLGRVEELIDFVTLD, from the coding sequence GTGGCTGACAGGTATGGGAACGACGTACTCGCGGGTGACTGGCGCAAGCCCAAGAACGGGCGGACCGTCGAGGTCGAGATCGAGAAGGGCATGGTCGTCGAGGAGCCCAGCTCGGGGTTCGTCGGCGCGATCGTGCGCTGGGAACACGGCGTGGTCGACCTCGAGGACCGGCACGGCAAGATCCGCACGTACCCGCTCGGCCCGGGCTTCTGGCTGGACGGCAAACCGGTCAGCCTGAAGCCGCCGAAGAAGGCCGGTCCGGCGAAGAAGACCCGGACGGCCTCCGGCTCGGTGGCCGTCGACAACGTCCGGGCGCGGGTGGCGCGGGCCAGCCGGATCTACGTCGAAGGCCGGCACGACGCGGAACTCGTCGAGAAGGTGTGGGGCGACGACCTGCGGATCGAGGGCGTCGTGGTCGAGTACCTCGAGGGCGTCGACGACCTCGTCGAGATCGTCAACCGGTTCCAGCCCGGTCCCGGCCGGCGGCTCGGCGTACTCGTCGACCACCTCGTCGAGGGGTCGAAGGAGTCGAAGATCGCGGCGCAGGTGTCGAACCGCTACGTGCACGTGGTCGGCCACCCGTTCATCGACATCTGGGAGGCGGTCAAGCCGTCGTCGGTCGGCATCAAGGCGTGGCCGCGGATTCCGCACGGCCAGGACTGGAAGAAGGGCGTGCTGCAGACCTTCGGCTGGCCGGCCACCGACCAGGCCGACGTCGCCGCGGCCTGGAAGCACATCCTGTCCAAGGTGAACAGCTTCGCGGACCTCGACCCGGCACTCCTCGGCCGGGTCGAGGAGCTCATCGACTTCGTGACTCTGGACTGA
- a CDS encoding Gfo/Idh/MocA family oxidoreductase, which produces MGEQVTTIGIVGTGVISGTYLDHLGKLPGVEVVAVADLDLARAQAIAEKNPDIRAVSPDELYAADDVEIVVNLTIPAAHAPVHQAAMEAGKHVYGEKPLAVDRVEAEPLLKYAAANNLRVGCAPDTVLGTGTQTARAVIDRGDIGVPHAATASFVTPGHELWHPAPEFYYQPGGGPVLDMGPYYVTSLVTLLGPVRRVTARAGQSKQEREIHTGPRAGTTFPVEVPTHVTGVLEHESGALTTVLMSFDVWAARLPRIEIHGTEGSLSVPDPNGFDGTVEIATAAQREWTEVPVAGGYAGAGRGVGVADMARAIRRGEPHRADGALAYHVLDVLESLLEAAVQDQPVDVTSTVTRPAAVPLGASPETA; this is translated from the coding sequence GTGGGCGAGCAAGTGACCACCATCGGCATCGTCGGCACCGGCGTCATCTCCGGCACCTACCTCGACCACCTCGGCAAGCTCCCCGGCGTCGAGGTCGTCGCCGTCGCCGACCTTGACCTGGCGCGCGCCCAGGCGATCGCCGAGAAGAACCCGGATATCCGCGCAGTCTCGCCGGACGAGCTGTACGCCGCTGACGATGTGGAGATTGTCGTCAATCTGACAATCCCCGCGGCGCACGCGCCGGTGCACCAGGCCGCGATGGAGGCGGGCAAGCACGTGTACGGCGAGAAGCCGCTCGCCGTCGACCGCGTCGAGGCGGAGCCGCTGCTCAAGTACGCCGCCGCGAACAACCTGCGCGTGGGGTGCGCGCCGGACACCGTGCTCGGCACGGGGACCCAGACCGCTCGTGCGGTGATCGACCGCGGCGACATCGGCGTACCGCATGCGGCGACCGCGTCGTTCGTGACGCCGGGGCACGAGCTGTGGCACCCGGCGCCCGAGTTCTACTACCAGCCCGGCGGCGGTCCGGTCCTCGACATGGGGCCGTACTACGTGACCAGTCTCGTCACGCTGCTCGGTCCGGTACGCCGGGTGACCGCACGGGCCGGGCAGTCGAAGCAGGAGCGGGAGATCCATACCGGTCCGCGGGCGGGTACGACGTTCCCGGTCGAGGTCCCGACCCACGTCACCGGCGTACTCGAGCACGAGTCCGGTGCGCTGACGACGGTCCTGATGTCGTTCGACGTGTGGGCGGCCCGGTTGCCGCGGATCGAGATCCACGGGACGGAGGGCAGCCTGTCGGTGCCGGATCCGAACGGGTTCGACGGCACGGTCGAGATCGCGACCGCGGCGCAGCGCGAGTGGACCGAGGTGCCGGTGGCCGGCGGGTACGCCGGGGCCGGCCGGGGCGTCGGCGTGGCGGACATGGCGCGGGCGATCCGTCGCGGTGAGCCGCACCGCGCGGACGGAGCGCTGGCCTATCACGTCCTCGACGTACTGGAGTCGCTGCTGGAGGCCGCGGTACAGGATCAGCCCGTGGATGTGACGAGCACCGTGACACGTCCCGCGGCCGTTCCGTTGGGAGCGTCACCCGAGACCGCCTAG
- a CDS encoding ThuA domain-containing protein, which produces MTTRRAVVVRGGWEGHSPVEATELFIPYLKENGFEVTVSDSTAAYLDLDGVDLVLQCVTMSEIEDDHFKGLEAAIRRGTGFAGWHGGIADSFRKNVDYSFITGGQFISHPHGFTDYRVEVVPDQADHPIVQGITHFDVHTEQYYVHYDPTNTVLATTTFESHPDYPWIEGAVMPAVWTRTWGAGKVFVCTVGHKLDDLENPEVRTIIERGLLWASK; this is translated from the coding sequence GTGACGACACGACGTGCTGTGGTGGTCCGGGGTGGCTGGGAAGGGCACTCCCCGGTCGAGGCGACCGAGCTGTTCATCCCGTACCTGAAGGAGAACGGTTTCGAGGTGACGGTCTCCGACAGCACCGCGGCGTACCTCGACCTGGACGGCGTCGACCTGGTGCTGCAGTGCGTGACGATGAGCGAGATCGAGGACGACCACTTCAAGGGCCTGGAGGCGGCGATCCGGCGCGGCACGGGGTTCGCCGGGTGGCACGGCGGGATCGCGGACTCGTTCCGGAAGAACGTCGACTACAGCTTCATCACCGGCGGGCAGTTCATCTCGCACCCGCACGGGTTCACCGACTACCGGGTCGAGGTGGTGCCCGACCAGGCCGACCACCCGATCGTCCAGGGCATCACGCACTTCGACGTGCACACCGAGCAGTACTACGTGCACTACGACCCGACCAACACCGTGCTGGCCACGACGACGTTCGAGTCGCACCCGGACTACCCGTGGATCGAGGGCGCCGTGATGCCGGCCGTCTGGACCCGGACCTGGGGTGCGGGCAAAGTCTTCGTCTGCACGGTCGGCCACAAGCTGGACGACCTGGAGAACCCCGAGGTTCGCACGATCATCGAGCGGGGGCTGCTGTGGGCGAGCAAGTGA
- a CDS encoding VOC family protein, giving the protein MSAQAPGPVLRSVDAVVLTVPDLDAGLRFYRDGLGHDLLWRNDDLGQAGLRCPESATEIVLSTGLPPEPNWLVRSVDEAVEVITAAGGQLLSGPGEIPVGRVATVSDPFGNRLVLVDLSKGLYTTDQHGQVTGVAPER; this is encoded by the coding sequence ATGAGTGCTCAGGCTCCCGGACCGGTACTTCGCAGCGTCGACGCGGTCGTTCTCACCGTTCCCGACCTCGACGCAGGGCTGCGGTTCTATCGGGACGGGCTGGGACATGACCTCTTATGGCGCAACGACGATCTCGGCCAGGCCGGCCTCCGCTGTCCGGAGTCGGCGACCGAGATCGTGCTCTCGACAGGTTTGCCGCCCGAGCCCAACTGGCTGGTGCGATCGGTGGACGAGGCCGTCGAGGTGATCACAGCCGCCGGCGGTCAGCTCCTGAGCGGCCCCGGCGAGATCCCGGTGGGGCGCGTCGCGACGGTGTCCGACCCGTTCGGCAACCGGCTCGTCCTCGTCGATCTCAGCAAGGGGCTCTACACCACAGACCAACACGGCCAGGTGACAGGCGTCGCCCCGGAGCGGTAG
- a CDS encoding EF-Tu/IF-2/RF-3 family GTPase → MGWKFWQRPNTFPEPPRPQDTLPVGSFGMTVEDVFSITGRGTVVTGRVQAGTVSVGEQVLLSRAGQPLLQVEVTGVEMFRKTAQTAKAGDNVGLLLRGLKRDQVTRGDVLSK, encoded by the coding sequence ATGGGCTGGAAGTTCTGGCAGCGGCCGAATACCTTTCCGGAGCCGCCGCGGCCGCAGGACACGCTGCCGGTGGGTTCGTTCGGGATGACCGTCGAGGACGTGTTCTCGATCACCGGGCGCGGCACGGTGGTGACCGGCCGCGTGCAGGCCGGGACCGTATCGGTCGGTGAGCAGGTGCTGCTCAGCCGGGCCGGGCAGCCGCTGCTGCAGGTCGAGGTGACCGGTGTCGAGATGTTCCGCAAGACCGCGCAGACCGCGAAGGCCGGCGACAACGTCGGGCTGTTGCTCCGCGGCCTCAAGCGCGACCAGGTGACCAGGGGCGACGTACTCAGCAAGTAG
- a CDS encoding DUF3376 domain-containing protein, translating to MSDHEIRIALVLNGGVSLAVWMGGVTHELDLIRRASGESGAPGPQPYDAVLADRWRELCRRGEERRRVVVDVIAGTSAGGLNGSLLATAIANGSTLDPDGDDGPWLRKKWVGLGSLDVGKLVPSAGAKSSSVLDGKYFLRQLEDLLKGVADAGESDAEEPVTLFVTASGLGVQQFEAKDAAGQAFVVPDHRYLYGFTSEDAPTYDGTRREFTVEDRNGLKDTDLLARAARASASFPAAFGPVLETPELAARPPRIQPDPAESGSWLVDGGVLDNAPFGPVLDVVARRPVAGKATRYVLYVVPSAGIGHASTALPGAHEPSWRVAAMSAVQFPREVDFRSDVEQLERLLLEADASWSDTQRLFDRCLKQPEERARLKAAAEALQPAYSRGRAAGGVWEAVTKASHDQSTVLDAATALSEGEIDEILATEHPWVPGPDGSTAALRDDAEGNPSWLWGTGAAERIVRLILRSLRYRVSEAPVAERDDLDKRLGAASDCLLKVQAVRDALDAELAAADLDLRPAGGAEAVAVGLNDIFEDLQIQRALGDAFAELIAVIGWDLVDTALEVEIVSRCTSARTPEQRSAPFQFLRLGPDIPLAVLDELQEGSIANQLNDRILYGSQVGHFGAFGAADWRRWDWLMGRLHCVAHLGAMLGADAAWIRETQRQVLQAEGWELGAVAERIERLARDFPVDAGMNALVTMRDELNASPEGRAITKGLADRMVDVSGGLGPQVGSWVKAIAGRKDQPGSWLLRTARWFTEPARETVWDRTVRGAKLSPARRPPIFEPWLPAATAAAGVLLLVVAGLVGAVRIPAAVLAGAVLTLSAVLGVVTWYVRRTRRRVRAWIARRLPEISPESRSR from the coding sequence ATGTCTGATCACGAGATCCGGATCGCGTTGGTGCTGAACGGGGGTGTCAGTCTCGCGGTCTGGATGGGTGGGGTGACGCACGAGCTGGATCTGATCCGGCGCGCGTCCGGCGAGTCCGGTGCGCCGGGTCCGCAGCCGTACGACGCGGTGCTGGCGGATCGCTGGCGGGAGCTGTGCCGGCGGGGCGAGGAGCGGCGGCGCGTCGTGGTCGACGTGATCGCGGGGACGAGTGCCGGCGGTCTGAACGGGTCGCTGCTGGCGACCGCGATCGCGAACGGCTCGACGCTCGACCCCGACGGCGACGACGGCCCGTGGCTGCGGAAGAAGTGGGTCGGGCTCGGCTCGCTCGACGTCGGCAAACTGGTGCCGTCGGCGGGCGCGAAGTCGAGTTCGGTGCTCGACGGCAAGTACTTCCTGCGGCAGCTCGAGGACCTGCTGAAGGGTGTGGCCGACGCGGGCGAGAGCGATGCGGAGGAGCCGGTCACGCTGTTCGTGACCGCGTCCGGGCTGGGTGTGCAGCAGTTCGAGGCGAAGGACGCGGCGGGGCAGGCGTTCGTCGTACCGGACCATCGGTATCTCTACGGCTTCACGAGCGAGGACGCGCCGACGTACGACGGGACGCGGCGGGAGTTCACGGTCGAGGACAGGAACGGGCTGAAGGACACCGACCTGCTGGCGCGGGCGGCCCGCGCTTCGGCGTCGTTCCCGGCCGCGTTCGGTCCGGTCCTGGAGACGCCGGAGCTGGCCGCGCGACCGCCGCGGATCCAGCCGGACCCGGCCGAGTCCGGCTCCTGGCTGGTCGACGGCGGCGTCCTCGACAACGCGCCGTTCGGCCCGGTCCTCGACGTGGTCGCCCGACGGCCGGTCGCCGGGAAGGCGACCCGGTACGTGCTGTACGTCGTACCGTCGGCCGGGATCGGGCACGCGTCGACCGCGTTGCCGGGCGCGCACGAGCCGAGCTGGCGGGTGGCGGCGATGTCCGCGGTGCAGTTCCCGCGGGAGGTCGACTTCCGCTCCGACGTGGAGCAGCTCGAACGCCTGCTGCTGGAGGCGGACGCGTCCTGGTCCGACACCCAGCGCCTCTTCGACCGTTGCCTGAAGCAACCGGAGGAGCGGGCCCGGCTGAAGGCGGCGGCCGAGGCGCTGCAACCGGCGTACTCGCGGGGACGTGCGGCCGGTGGCGTGTGGGAAGCAGTGACGAAGGCGAGCCACGACCAGTCGACTGTGCTGGACGCCGCGACCGCGCTGTCGGAGGGCGAGATCGACGAGATCCTCGCGACCGAGCATCCGTGGGTGCCCGGCCCGGACGGGTCGACGGCGGCCTTGCGCGACGACGCCGAGGGCAACCCGAGCTGGCTGTGGGGGACCGGCGCGGCGGAGCGGATCGTCCGGCTCATCCTGCGCTCGCTGCGGTACCGCGTCAGCGAGGCGCCGGTCGCCGAGCGGGACGACCTGGACAAGCGGCTGGGCGCCGCGAGCGACTGCCTGCTGAAGGTGCAGGCGGTCCGTGACGCGCTCGACGCGGAACTGGCCGCCGCGGATCTCGATCTGCGACCGGCCGGCGGCGCGGAGGCCGTTGCGGTCGGGCTGAACGACATCTTCGAGGACCTGCAGATCCAGCGGGCGCTCGGTGACGCCTTCGCCGAGCTGATCGCGGTGATCGGCTGGGACCTCGTCGACACCGCGCTCGAGGTGGAGATCGTGTCCCGCTGTACGTCGGCGCGTACGCCGGAGCAGCGCAGCGCGCCGTTCCAGTTCCTCCGGCTCGGTCCTGACATCCCGCTCGCGGTGCTCGACGAGCTGCAGGAGGGGTCGATCGCCAACCAGCTGAACGACCGGATCCTGTACGGCAGCCAGGTCGGCCATTTCGGCGCGTTCGGTGCGGCCGACTGGCGGCGGTGGGACTGGCTGATGGGCAGGCTGCACTGCGTCGCGCACCTCGGCGCGATGCTGGGCGCCGACGCCGCGTGGATCCGCGAGACCCAGCGCCAGGTGTTGCAGGCCGAGGGCTGGGAGCTCGGCGCGGTCGCCGAGCGGATCGAACGGCTGGCCAGGGACTTCCCGGTCGACGCCGGGATGAACGCGCTGGTGACGATGCGGGACGAGCTGAACGCGTCCCCCGAGGGACGGGCGATCACCAAAGGCCTCGCGGACCGGATGGTCGACGTGTCCGGCGGTCTCGGTCCGCAGGTCGGCAGCTGGGTGAAGGCGATCGCGGGGCGCAAGGATCAGCCGGGGTCGTGGCTGCTGCGGACCGCCCGCTGGTTCACCGAACCGGCCCGGGAGACGGTCTGGGACCGGACGGTCCGCGGCGCCAAGCTGAGCCCCGCCCGGCGGCCGCCGATCTTCGAGCCCTGGTTGCCAGCGGCAACAGCTGCGGCGGGCGTGCTGCTGCTGGTCGTGGCGGGCCTGGTCGGCGCCGTACGCATCCCGGCCGCCGTCCTCGCCGGAGCCGTGCTGACACTCAGCGCGGTGCTCGGTGTGGTCACCTGGTACGTCCGGCGCACCCGGCGCCGGGTCCGCGCCTGGATCGCGCGGAGGCTGCCGGAGATCAGTCCAGAGTCACGAAGTCGATGA
- the hrcA gene encoding heat-inducible transcriptional repressor HrcA, which yields MLDERKLDVLRAIVEDYVATHEPVGSKTLVDRHNLGVSPATVRNDMAALEEEGYITQPHTSAGRIPTDAGYRLFVDKLSTVKTLSVAEKKAITSFLAGAVDLDDVVRRTVRLLAQITRQVAIVQYPSLNRSSVRHIEVVTMGARRLLLVLITSNGRVEQRIVEHPHDVDEQLIADLRSRLNTALAGQRLSDAATSLAGLPELFPPGDRSLVSAIVSTLFEAFTDEVGEQRIAVGGAANLTRYGDDFERNVKPVLEALEEHVILLKLLGEATNPQTLTVRIGHENPYEELATTSVVATGYGSKSEALATLGIVGPTHMDYPSTMGAVRAVARYVSQILADS from the coding sequence GTGCTCGACGAACGCAAGCTGGATGTGCTCCGCGCCATCGTCGAAGACTACGTGGCGACCCATGAGCCGGTCGGCTCGAAGACGCTGGTCGACCGGCACAACCTCGGGGTCTCGCCGGCCACGGTGCGCAACGACATGGCCGCGCTGGAGGAGGAGGGGTACATCACCCAGCCGCACACCAGCGCCGGCCGCATCCCCACCGACGCGGGGTACCGGCTGTTCGTCGACAAGCTGAGCACGGTCAAGACGCTGTCGGTCGCCGAGAAGAAGGCGATCACCTCGTTCCTGGCCGGCGCGGTCGACCTGGACGACGTGGTCCGGCGTACCGTCCGGCTGCTCGCCCAGATCACCCGCCAGGTCGCCATCGTGCAGTACCCGTCACTCAACCGGTCGAGCGTCCGCCACATCGAGGTGGTCACGATGGGCGCGCGGCGGCTGCTGCTGGTGCTGATCACCAGCAACGGCCGGGTCGAGCAGCGTATCGTCGAGCACCCGCACGACGTCGACGAGCAACTGATCGCGGACCTGCGTTCCCGGTTGAACACCGCGCTGGCCGGCCAGCGGCTGTCCGACGCGGCGACCTCGCTGGCCGGTCTGCCCGAGCTGTTCCCTCCGGGTGACCGTTCGCTGGTCTCCGCGATCGTCTCGACCCTGTTCGAGGCGTTCACCGACGAGGTCGGCGAGCAGCGGATCGCGGTCGGCGGCGCGGCCAACCTGACCCGGTACGGCGACGACTTCGAGCGGAACGTGAAGCCGGTGCTGGAGGCGCTGGAGGAGCACGTCATCCTGCTCAAGCTGCTGGGTGAGGCGACCAACCCGCAGACGCTGACGGTTCGCATCGGCCACGAGAACCCGTACGAGGAGCTGGCCACCACATCGGTGGTCGCGACCGGGTACGGGTCGAAGTCGGAGGCGCTGGCGACGCTCGGCATCGTCGGACCGACCCACATGGACTACCCGAGCACGATGGGCGCGGTGCGAGCCGTCGCGCGCTACGTCAGCCAGATACTGGCCGACTCCTAA
- a CDS encoding MBL fold metallo-hydrolase codes for MSTWAEIGDRTWVRRYEEWDLNVGLVVGSDGALVIDTRATAEEAEQLREHIRELTDLPVKWVVNTHAHFDHVAGNSAFPDATVYLHENAAAEEKLSGTTFAAAKVVDLGDRRVELLYVGNAHTSGDTVVVVPDADVFFVGDLLEESAPPSYGEDSFPLEWPDTIQSAIGMMTPDTTIVPGHGAVVDLEFARDQAMDLGKVANTISTLHHAGTSLDDALRHTEDWPWPVDKLQDAIRRGYQALGTPQRPSLPLLGPG; via the coding sequence ATGAGTACGTGGGCCGAGATCGGCGACCGGACGTGGGTCCGCCGGTACGAGGAATGGGACCTGAACGTCGGCCTGGTCGTCGGCAGCGACGGCGCGCTGGTGATCGACACGCGCGCCACGGCCGAGGAGGCCGAGCAGCTCCGCGAACACATCCGCGAGCTCACCGACCTCCCGGTGAAATGGGTCGTCAACACCCACGCCCACTTCGACCACGTGGCCGGCAACAGCGCGTTCCCCGATGCGACTGTCTACCTGCACGAGAACGCCGCCGCCGAGGAGAAGCTCTCCGGTACGACGTTCGCCGCCGCGAAGGTCGTCGACCTCGGCGACCGCCGCGTCGAGCTGCTGTACGTCGGCAACGCGCACACCTCCGGCGACACGGTCGTCGTCGTACCGGATGCCGACGTGTTCTTCGTCGGCGACCTGCTCGAGGAGTCGGCGCCGCCGTCGTACGGCGAGGACTCGTTCCCGCTCGAGTGGCCGGACACGATCCAGAGCGCGATCGGCATGATGACCCCGGACACCACGATCGTCCCCGGCCACGGCGCGGTCGTCGACCTCGAGTTCGCCCGCGACCAGGCGATGGACCTGGGCAAGGTCGCCAACACGATCTCGACACTGCACCACGCCGGCACGTCGCTGGACGACGCGCTCCGGCACACCGAGGACTGGCCCTGGCCGGTCGACAAGCTCCAGGACGCGATCCGCCGCGGCTACCAGGCCCTCGGCACGCCGCAACGCCCGAGCCTCCCGTTACTGGGTCCCGGATAA
- a CDS encoding NCS1 family nucleobase:cation symporter-1, with translation MATIEQTVHPDGRVELTDPDALAGSAYANAELAPTRLPERHWTTYNYAALWMGMALNIPSYLLAAGLVQLGMNWLQAFLVITAGNVVVLGPMLLNSHAGTKYGIPFPVFARAFYGVRGANFPALLRAFIACGWFGIQTWVGGQAIYVIVGKLAGDGWTNASAIGGQPWTLWLSFAVFWLVQMVLIWRGIEALRAFESWAAPLVMVGFIALTVWIVAKAGGLGPILEQPSQLGWGADFWKIAAPSLMGMIAFWATLSLNMPDFTRFGGSQKQQALGQALGLPTTMSLIAIMSIITTSGTVVVYGEAIWDPVALAARFENPVVVIAGLVIAILATMTTNVAANVVSPSYDFSNAVPKLLTYRTAGLLTGIIGIVIQPWRLISDPSIYIFVWLSFYGGLLASVAGVLIAGYWLLDRTRLELADLYRPGGRYWYAAGWNWRAVVATLFGSLLAVGGAYSNPGAGPFPQDGLIPFLKPLYDYSWAVGLVAGFVAYVVLTLTAPRQSEAAHAAPTY, from the coding sequence ATGGCCACTATCGAGCAGACGGTTCATCCCGACGGACGGGTGGAGCTGACCGATCCGGACGCGTTGGCCGGCAGCGCGTACGCGAACGCCGAACTGGCGCCGACCCGGTTGCCCGAGCGGCACTGGACGACGTACAACTACGCGGCGCTGTGGATGGGGATGGCGCTGAACATCCCCAGCTATCTGCTCGCCGCGGGCCTGGTCCAACTCGGCATGAACTGGCTTCAGGCATTCCTGGTCATCACCGCGGGAAACGTCGTCGTTCTGGGGCCGATGCTGCTGAACAGCCACGCGGGGACGAAGTACGGCATCCCGTTCCCGGTGTTCGCGCGGGCGTTCTACGGCGTCCGCGGCGCGAACTTCCCGGCACTGCTGCGGGCGTTCATCGCGTGCGGGTGGTTCGGCATCCAGACCTGGGTCGGCGGCCAGGCGATCTACGTGATCGTCGGCAAGCTCGCCGGTGACGGCTGGACGAACGCCTCGGCGATTGGTGGCCAGCCATGGACGCTGTGGCTCAGCTTCGCGGTCTTCTGGCTGGTCCAGATGGTGCTGATCTGGCGCGGCATCGAGGCGCTTCGCGCCTTCGAGAGCTGGGCCGCGCCGCTGGTCATGGTCGGGTTCATCGCCTTGACGGTGTGGATCGTGGCGAAGGCCGGCGGCCTCGGACCGATCCTCGAGCAGCCGTCGCAGCTCGGCTGGGGCGCCGACTTCTGGAAGATCGCCGCTCCGTCCCTGATGGGCATGATCGCCTTCTGGGCCACGCTGTCGCTCAACATGCCGGACTTCACCCGCTTCGGCGGGAGCCAGAAGCAGCAGGCGCTCGGACAGGCGCTCGGCCTGCCCACCACGATGTCCCTGATCGCGATCATGTCGATCATCACTACGTCCGGCACCGTCGTCGTGTACGGCGAGGCGATCTGGGATCCGGTCGCTCTGGCGGCCCGGTTCGAGAACCCGGTGGTGGTGATCGCCGGCCTGGTGATCGCCATCCTCGCCACCATGACCACCAACGTCGCCGCGAACGTCGTGAGTCCGTCGTACGACTTTTCCAACGCCGTCCCGAAGTTGCTGACCTACCGCACCGCCGGCCTGCTCACCGGCATCATCGGCATCGTCATCCAGCCGTGGCGGCTGATCTCGGATCCGTCGATCTACATCTTCGTGTGGCTGTCGTTCTACGGCGGCCTGCTCGCGTCGGTGGCCGGTGTGCTGATCGCGGGCTACTGGCTGCTCGACCGGACCAGGCTGGAGCTCGCCGACCTGTACCGGCCGGGCGGGCGCTACTGGTACGCCGCCGGCTGGAACTGGCGCGCTGTCGTGGCGACGTTGTTCGGCTCGCTGCTCGCGGTCGGCGGCGCGTACTCGAACCCGGGCGCCGGCCCGTTCCCGCAGGACGGCCTGATCCCGTTCCTCAAGCCGCTGTACGACTACTCGTGGGCGGTCGGTCTGGTGGCCGGCTTCGTCGCGTACGTCGTACTCACGCTGACCGCGCCGCGACAGTCCGAAGCCGCGCATGCCGCTCCCACTTACTGA
- a CDS encoding cytochrome d ubiquinol oxidase subunit II codes for MADERSQAERWVSFAAGIITPVTLLSALLFYFGYVSARSQYEYFGIDVDTIGLSTQDYVMRSPQPLLVPLLVITLLAVAGLLVHNAIHPTSVAVRRAARITTVVLVLGVAGLLAYPLIGRIPYYALIVPAVIGMSAAVLAYLTYLRRKADPKLGPQRILIALLAVVTVTCAFWATATTAQYSGRGLAKSHARELNRFPVVILDTKEKLALRSPGLEETALRAGAGQTFNYRYRGLRLLVVGEDRLFLVPHTWSASDTTLVLPLDSSIRVQFQFQNDPP; via the coding sequence ATGGCGGACGAGCGGTCGCAGGCCGAGCGCTGGGTGAGTTTCGCCGCGGGCATCATCACGCCCGTGACGCTGCTCAGCGCACTGCTTTTCTACTTCGGCTACGTGTCCGCGCGGTCGCAGTACGAGTACTTCGGGATCGACGTCGACACGATCGGGTTGAGCACGCAGGACTACGTGATGCGCAGTCCGCAGCCCCTGCTTGTGCCGTTGCTCGTGATCACGCTGCTTGCGGTCGCGGGGCTCCTGGTGCACAACGCGATCCACCCGACGTCGGTCGCCGTACGGCGGGCCGCCCGGATCACCACCGTAGTCCTCGTCCTCGGCGTCGCCGGGCTCCTCGCGTACCCGCTGATCGGTCGGATCCCGTACTACGCGTTGATCGTGCCGGCCGTGATCGGCATGTCCGCCGCGGTCCTTGCCTACCTCACCTATCTGCGCCGCAAGGCCGACCCCAAGCTCGGTCCGCAACGGATCCTCATCGCCTTGCTCGCCGTCGTCACGGTCACCTGCGCGTTCTGGGCGACCGCGACCACCGCCCAGTACTCCGGCCGCGGCCTGGCCAAGTCCCACGCCCGGGAGCTGAACCGCTTCCCGGTCGTCATCCTCGACACGAAGGAGAAGCTCGCCCTGCGCTCCCCCGGCCTCGAGGAGACCGCTCTTCGCGCGGGTGCGGGCCAGACCTTCAACTACCGCTACCGCGGCCTCCGCCTGCTCGTGGTCGGCGAGGACCGCCTGTTCCTGGTCCCCCACACCTGGTCCGCCTCCGACACCACCCTCGTCCTCCCCCTCGACAGCTCGATCCGCGTCCAGTTCCAATTCCAGAACGACCCGCCGTAG